The following proteins come from a genomic window of Pseudomonadota bacterium:
- a CDS encoding carbohydrate ABC transporter permease: MIKKQEIGKAGLGRSAITAVISFIYFFPVLWIILTAFKTHTDALTVPPKFFFTPTLENFSAVFSRVYRTGGEAVDSKFDLFFFNSIFIAGTSVLIALIIGTLAAYAFSRYPLKGNETYMFIILTTRMLPPIIVIIPIFLMFRVTGLAGSYLGIIMLYAAFNLPFTIWMMKSFFDELPREVEDAARMDGSSEIKVFFKICLPQVKAGIAATAVFGLILTWNEYLFALLLTGIETRTVPVAMASTIGGDIGVRWGLLAAIETLFLIPVVLVTFLLQNQLLRGVTFGTIKR, from the coding sequence ATGATAAAAAAACAGGAAATCGGTAAGGCCGGGTTGGGGCGAAGTGCCATTACGGCAGTCATCAGCTTTATCTATTTTTTTCCCGTGTTGTGGATCATTCTAACGGCGTTCAAGACCCATACGGACGCTCTCACGGTGCCGCCAAAATTCTTCTTTACGCCAACCCTAGAAAATTTTTCAGCGGTGTTTTCGCGCGTTTATCGAACCGGCGGTGAGGCGGTCGACTCAAAATTTGACCTGTTCTTTTTCAACAGCATCTTTATCGCCGGCACCAGCGTTCTGATTGCCTTGATCATTGGCACGCTCGCGGCCTACGCCTTCTCGCGTTATCCGCTCAAGGGCAATGAAACCTACATGTTCATTATTCTCACCACCCGCATGCTGCCGCCTATCATCGTCATCATTCCGATTTTTCTGATGTTTCGCGTTACCGGCTTGGCCGGCAGTTATCTCGGCATTATCATGCTTTATGCCGCCTTCAACCTGCCCTTCACCATCTGGATGATGAAGAGCTTCTTCGATGAATTGCCGCGCGAAGTGGAGGACGCAGCGCGCATGGACGGCTCGTCCGAGATCAAGGTTTTCTTCAAAATTTGCCTGCCGCAAGTCAAGGCGGGCATCGCCGCGACAGCAGTCTTTGGCCTCATTCTTACCTGGAACGAATATCTCTTCGCCCTGTTGCTAACAGGTATTGAGACGCGCACCGTGCCTGTCGCCATGGCGTCGACCATCGGCGGCGATATCGGCGTGCGCTGGGGCCTGCTGGCGGCAATTGAAACATTGTTTCTCATTCCTGTCGTGCTGGTGACTTTCCTACTGCAGAACCAACTTCTGCGCGGCGTCACTTTTGGCACGATCAAGCGTTGA